The following is a genomic window from Saccopteryx bilineata isolate mSacBil1 chromosome 4, mSacBil1_pri_phased_curated, whole genome shotgun sequence.
GGAAGCGGAGGAAATCTACATAAACAAGGAGGTCAGGATGCAGGCAGCAGCCTTCAAAGACAAGCAACGGGGGGCCCCAGCCAATAAAAAAGGTTAGTTACCTTGGCATCTggtgcaggggtggggcaggTCAAGAGGGAGAGGTTGGGATGAGGGAGCTAAGGAGCTGAGAGTGGGGGGATGCATAGggcttcttcccctccccaaaaAGTTCTGTGTGTATGCCTATCCCCCACCCACTTGTCTTAACTAAGAAGCAGATCTTAGGTACCACTCCTTAACTTTTATCCCCAGAAATGTGTGCAGTGGTTCAGTGAACCAAGATTTCTGAGCCCCCAATCCACTCCAGAGCTCCAGGCAGGTCTCCAAACCCTTCTCACTACCTACCCATAGGTGTAGATGACCCTGCCTATGAGAATATCATCTTGACCTTCAGAAACCGGGACCAACCAAAAGACAGTCATTCACCTCCCAAGAGTGAGGGTAAGCAGCCACCTGCCAGCCCACATCCCACAGCCTTCAGAGAGGCTCTGTGGGAGGGCATCTCAGAGATAGTGGGCAGCATGTAGAGGTCAGGGGCAGTGGTGTGGAGTATGGTGGCATCAAGGTGTGACAGTGATGGGAGTAGCTTTGTAGGTGGTGAtgtggtggtggtgaagtggaagTGTTGGTGAAGGTttgggtgatggtgatggtgagtaGGTGACATTGTAGTGGATTGGGAAGGAATTACTTAGACAGAGTTAATGAGGGTGCTGTGGATGGGGACAATGCAGGCAATAACGAGCACTGATGTTGGTGGCTGTTGGTGACAGCTATTGCTGACACTGATGATTGCTGGTGGTGAGGCCAATAGGGGAACATGACAGTGAAGTGTTAGAAACAAGTGCTGGTAGTGCAGGTCAGGGTTCATATTGGTGGCAGTGTTACTGATGGTCACACCTACTAGTGGTATTGGGAAGAGTAGGTGTAGGTGACAGAGCTACCGATGCTGTTGGAGTCAGTACTGATAGCCTAAGTTGTGGTGTTGAACCCTGAAGGTCACCTGCCCTGCCTCTGCTCCATCCTAGCCTGGTCAAGACCATCCTTGGACATTGCTCAAGCCCCCCATTGGTTGCAGAGAGCCATCGTGAGCTTGTATTTTCTTCTTGCCCTGTTTTCCATCATTTTGTTGGCTTGGGTCCTGGTGAAAAGTGAGTGGGCTTTTGGTTttgctggtgggggaggggactggaATAATGTGGCAGGTTCTCAGGGGCTGGGGAAGCCCAGCATTTTCACCATTCCCTTTCCCACcagttcctctccctcccccacttgtGCTCCTAGGCTGCAGAACTAGGGCATTTCAAGGGTTTCCTACACGTGCTGCCTCCTGCATCCAGAACAGATTCTGAGATGTCCCAGGAGCTGCTGGTCTTGCAAAGGGAACTCTGGAATGGACCTGGTGATGGCCCAAGGGGTCAGGGTGGGGGTAGAGAGAGCAGCCGTGACATATATCCCCACCTACACCCTCAGTCTACATCTCGGCGCGTGAGTGCCAGGAAGGGCAAGAGCAGGGCTGGAGCAATATCCAGAAGAACGTCAGCGATGTCAAACAGAGCATTACTACGGTCAATGACAAACTGAAGAGGCTGTCAGCAGGTGCCCTTATGAACTTTTACTGCATGGACTGTGGTGTTGGGGAATCTGAGGAGGGTACAGCAGAGGTTTCGCTCTCCCAGAGTGTAGGGTTTGGAGGGGTGATGGATGTCACCTTCCAGTAACTTGGGGGTATTTAAGTGCTGCCGGGAACCCCAAGTGCAGGGCTATGCAGCACCCCAGCCTGGGGGTTTGGGCAAGGAGGGGACTTCCAAAAAAGACCTCAGACAAGACCCCACcctcatttttcctgtttctccccacccCAGATGTAGGAAAAATCAAAACTCAGGTACAGATAATCTCCGACATGCTGGAGAAACTGTCAAATCAACGTAAgttgaggccaggagaggcagagctCTGGAGTTGGCCCTAACTTCTCCCAGGACAGATCTGCTGATCTTGGCTCTTTCTACCTCCCTCCTCCGCAGAGTCCACACCTCAGTAAACAAGAAgacatggaggccctggctgcagCTTGGAGGACAGGGTACCTCtcagtaaagataaaaatatggggCTCCAGCCTGCTCTGAACCTGTTCATCATCCCCACATATAGAAAATCATGTGTCATGGCTAACGAGTGTTGTGGGGTtgcacgtgtgcatgtgtgtgtggggtaAGCATTTCATGGGTAGAGGATGGGTATTTCAGTGTGCCCCATAGGAATATGTATTGGGTGAATGTTGAATGTGGGAGTCACAGAGGATGTGGTATGCACATCTGTGTCACTGGTCATGTGATACATATGTGTTATGGCATGTTTTGAATGTCATGTATGTCATAGTGGGTGACTGTGTCAGTAGGAACCACAAAGGTGTGTCACAGTGTGTGTGGGTGTTGGTGATACGTGTTACCCTTGCATGTTTCACTGTTGGTGTGAATATGCATGAATGTCCTGCAGTATGTTGTTTGTATAAATGTGCCATGGCAGATGTGCATGTGGAGCATAATGTGGAAACCTATCATTGTAACTGGTATCTTGGTGTGTGTCCTGTCACTCCCTGTGCTCATGTGGACAACTGTGTGTCAATGTGAGTGTGCTTGATTATGTCACTGAGTGTCAAAGcatgtacacacatgtgtgtTTCTGCACTCATAGTTTGTGATTCATGAAAATAAAGGCCAAAGAAAACCTGTGGCTTTCAGATCTATTATCGAGGTGACTAAGGAGCTTTGGGGAGGGTCTGTAAGTGTTTGACTTGGGGGATGGGGAAAGCCACACAGTGAGCAGGTGGACGTTATGCCAGAAACTCTGGGGACACGAAGATGTGTGAGAATGATGTCCTGGGTGGGTCCCTGTGTCCACGAACCTGTATCCAAGAAGTAACTGAGTCCCTGTGCCCTTGAACTTGGGTCCACGAGGGTTTGTGGCCTGAGATGTACATGTGTACACATGTGCCACTGAGAGACAATGTCCATCGTCAAACATGTGCCCGACCATGTGACCATCCATGCCACTGTTCCCCTGAACGTGGGCCAACCAAGGCCAGCGAGGACCCAAGACGCGGAACCTCAACCCTGGGTCAGGTTGCGCGGACACGCGTGCCACCTAGCGGCAGGTCTCGGGAATCACAGGGCGCGCGCCCCGCCCAAATGCCTGCCCACTGCAGTGCGTGCGCACATGGGGTCTTTTACGACGTCGTAAAGCAGCTCGGCCGAGTCGACGGCCGCGGTTCCCGGTGAGCTCTTGCCTGCCCGCGCCCTATGTCCGTGCCGGGTCTCTTCTTCTCCCGACCCCTCCCTACCGGCCTGTGGGTCCTAAGCCACGGTCTCGGCGTGCGTGATTCCCGGACCGTCCGCTCCGTCCCACCCAGGGGAAACGCAAAGAGGGATTCCTCGGCCCCTCTGCCGCTCCGCGCCGGGGGTCTAGGGACCCCGGCCTTCCCGCGATTCGGCTCACTGCCGCCATCGCAGCCCAATAGAGGGGTCTCAACACACCCCTCCCGTCTCGCGCGCTGGGCCCTCCCCACGTAGGTGGCTGCTCACCCAGGCGGGGGCGCCCGGGAGCCCCTGGCATCCTATTGGTCTGTCCATCCCTCTCAGACTTCTTGGGGGCCGTCTCAGCATCCTCAGACCCCTCGGGCCCCTGGcctcgtcccctggtgggcgctGGATTCTCAGTTCCCCTTCCCAACCCTACCCTAGGCGCGGCCTCACACCTGAGTGGGCGAGGGTGGAGGAGAAGAGGATGTCTCAGCGCCCTTGGGATCCCCCCTTTCGCTGCCCCCTCCACTGCAGAGCCACAGTATGGAGGTCTCAGTACCCCTTTGGGGCTTTTCTCCTACAGCCCCCTAACGGGTCTCTCTCCCACCGACTGCTGTGGCTTCTAGCACTGGGATGGAGGATCACAGCGCCCCCTTAAACTTTAACCCGGGTCTGTTGATCAGCCCCCTCTCTCTCGTCCTGCCACCTTTCAGGAGAGCACCGGGGCGAGGGGCTCCCAACGTcttcacctcctccccacccaaTCTTGCTTACAATGCAGAGCCATCCCTGTCCTAAGAAGGCACGCTTTGTGCATGACAAGTTGTGACAAGTTGGCGCTGCCGGCGCAAGGTTTGGAAGGATTCCCAGATCCCTTCCTGGCTTGCCCTGTGTATCTTGTTTCTTCAAGCCTCCAATCCTGGCCATTGGTTTCGACCCCCTCCCCTCTTCAACCATAAGTGTCTTGCTTTCTGCacgggagaagagaaaggaagaagggatacAGGGGAGATAGCTTCACACTCAGGAAGTCAGTGCTGGAGCAAACGGCAGTCCTCTCATGGCCTTCACCCTTCCTGTCCTCATCCAGCTCTAGGTCTGATGTTCCCACCTCCCTAATTAGTTTTCTAGTTGCTGCCACAGGTATTGGAAGGGGCCCGAAGGTGTTTTTCATGTACAAGGAATCACCTGTGGTTTGGAGTTTCCCATGCCTCTTGTCCCACTCTTGTctctcctcccaccttcccttttaagtcctcttctcccttctgttTGCTGGCTAGGCATAATAGAGTCAAGGTTAACGCCCAAGTGAATGCCCCTTTCCCTTCCATTCATCTCTTCCCATGTGGAAAGTCAGAAGTCAGCGATAGAGCACGTGGGTGGGATGAGGAGTCCCAGGATTCTTTCTCCTGTCCCTGACACTGGTATTGCCGGGTCTCTCCACAGAGCAGTGGCGACGACATGGAGGCACGCTTCACGCGGGGGAAGTCAGCACTTCTGGAGCGCGCTCTGACACGGCCACGCACGGAGGTGAGCCTGAGTGCCTTCGCGCTGCTGTTCTCGGAGCTCGTGCAGCACTGCCAGAGCCGTGTCTTCTCCGTGGCCGAGCTGCAGGCACGCCTGGCCGCGCTGGGCCGCCAGGTGGGTGCGCGCGTTCTAGATGCGCTGGTGTCTCGGGAAAAGGGTGCCCGGCGTGAGACCAAGGTGCTGGGTGCCCTACTCTTCGTCAAGGGCGCCGTGTGGAAGGCGCTCTTCGGCAAGGAGGCCGACAAGCTGGAGCAGGCCAACGATGATGTGCGTACCTTCTATATCATCGAGCGGGAACCGCTCATCAACACTTACATCTCTGTGCCCAAGGAAAACAGCACACTGAACTGTGCTAGCTTCACGGCGGGCATCGTGGAGGCAGTGCTCACGCACAGTGGCTTCCCCGCCAAGGTCACAGCACACTGGCACAAGGGTACCACACTCATGATCAAGTTTGAGGAGGCTGTCATCGCCCGAGACCGAGCTCTTGAAGGCCGCTGACCCTGCTAGAAATAAAGGATGAGAGAGACCTCTTCCCATGTGTGTCTTGTGTCTTTCTTGTGTGGGGGTCTCAGAGATCCACTAAACACTACCCAGATCCCTGCTCCAGGCTGATGAGAGAGCCAAGGTCCAGACTATCCATGCTATGGGGAGGGCCAGGTTGGACCCAACTTGGACTTTCAGGTAGGTGGGCTTTCAGATAGGTTTTGGGGAGTCCAGGGGTAGGCAGTTGGGAGATAGACCAGACAGAAAGAGCTGCTGGAATAGGGAGATGCAGGCAATAACGATTGGAGGCTGACTACAGGcaggaaagatggaggagagagggagagagattagtCTCATAGACTCCTTTAGATTGGGGCTACACACttctttgtgtgtgagagagagacagggacagacaggaagggagagagataagaagcatcaactcaactcatagttgctgtaccttagttattcattgattactttctcaaatatgtgccttgaccagggggctccagctgagccagtgaccccttgctcaagccagcaacctttgggctcatgccagtgaccgtggtgtcatgtctatgagcccacgctcaagcccatgaccttagggttttgaacctgggtccacagtgtcccaggctgacaccctGTCtcctgtgcaaccgcctggtcaggctgaggctAGCACACTTTCTGCaaaggaccagatagtaaatagCTTGTGCCCAGCAGTAGGTTGAGGATTGGGTGTGGTAGTGTGCCTGAAAATAGGCCAACCACTGTTTTAGACTTGTTACTCAAAGTATGGTTCAGCAATCAGCAGAGGCAGCATCTCTGGGGAGCTTGTGGGTAATACATACTCTCAGACCTACTGCCTCAGAGTCTGCATTTTAAGTAGACCTCTAGGGGGTTGCTGTGTACCTTGGTTTGGGAAACTGTTAGGGCATAGAATATTAAAACTTGAGTGACTGGgacccacctccctcccctcctgagaTTCAGATTTTGCAGATTTTGGTGGGCTAGAAGATTTGCCTGTTTAACAAGTTCCTAGGAATTGCTGATGCCCCAGGGGCTACCCTTTGAGAACTATGGCCCTAGACACCTGGCTCTTAAGGGGAAGTGGGTGGGCTCACTTCAGAATCTGGATGCTTAAAATAGtttaaagttaaatttctaaataCACAATTAGTATTCAAATACACATCCcttgtttaaaaaatacatctcAGGCAGCCCTTTCCCTTTTGCCTACTAACCTAAGACTGATAACTTCTCCCCGAGGTGAATCCTGCCATTCTTGGGGAGACTTGTTCaagttttccctgctcccttgcccccACAGGACCTGTATAAGTCTCTTTTGAAAGGGAATCTCAGGTGCTTTTGGTTGCCCCCCACTTATGGAGGCTTTAAGGCTGGAATGGGTGCAACTCTTCCATGTGCTGTGTCCATCCTCCTTGGGCAGGGTGGCATTGAGAGGAAGACCTGAGGCACTGGCTAGATCGGGGCAATTTCAGTTGTCCCAGCGAGTGGTCATGAGCTGATGGGTTTCAGCACATTGTGAAGAAGGCAGTGAGTGTGTCTGCaggataaataaaattacttggcACTCAGTGCTGTAGCATAAGGTGATCAGAAAATAGCTGTTGgctcagggaggggagggaaccCAAAGGAGCTGGAGAAGGGCTGGTTAGGGTGGCCGCCTGAATCTGGTGTGGAGGGCAGTGTCTAGCAGGCCAACAGGGATTTGAGGTCTGAAGTGCAAGAGAGGTCTGGGGATCTGGCAGAGATGGAAGCCACAGGCCCAGAGAAAGGAGAGCCAGAGGGTGTGGTGGGTAGCCACATTTTAGAGGGAACTGCAGGGGCCATCTTTGGGTTTAGCAGCCTGAGGTCCTCAGGGACCCTCATTGGGAGTGGCTTTCAGGACCTGCTGGGGGATTTGGGGCCAGATTTTAGAAGAGGGGCAGGAGGCAAGGATGACACAACCAGCTCTGTCCAGAGGCCTAGTAGTGAGGGATGCCAGGAGAaatagggagggaggggaggagatagGGCTGGCCCCCAAGGGAAGTGGGTACAGGACTTGTAAGCCAGGAGAGGAAGGCTCAGGGTCTCTTTATCCCTGCTGATGAGAAAGGGGCTTGTGGGGAAAGGAACAGGTTTGGAACAGACTGTAGGATTGTGAGGCCGGGTACCCATTTGGGGCAAGGGAGGATGGGGAGAAAGAGCAGGTGGTTGTGGTTCCCATCCAGGTGGCTTTGAGTTCGGGTCGGGTGAGGAGGAGGAACCCAGCACCAGCCCTCTGGGGACTCGGGCAGGCAGCAACCCCTCGTTTAACAGGTCTCAAAGCAGGTTCCTAGAGAAGAGGTCATTTTTCCATGGTCATACAActtgacaaacatttattgagtaactaCTATTTGCCCTGCACTGGTGACACAgctgagaacaaaacaaaggcacTGAAGCTTGTGTTCTAGCCAGCAGAGATGGCAACAAATCAGGAAATTCAACATTTTGTTGAGTACTGTGGTAAGAAAGAACAGTGGGGAAAAAATCAAAGTTGGGGTGTCATTTTAAATGAGGGAGGGGTGCCCAGGATAAGCCTTGCTGAGGGCTGGGGAGGGTGTGGCAACGTGCAAAGTCCTTGAGGCTGGAGTGAGCCTAAATATTTCAGGAACAGTGAGGAGGCTGGGGTGGTGGGCAGAGGGAGATGAAGCTGGGGAGGTGTGGCATATGGAGGGTTCTGTGATGGCAAAGGACCTGGTAGGACTGGCTATTTTTATGAGCTGGAGGGAAATTTCTGGAAAGTTTGGGACAGTGAAAAGTGAGACCAGACCAGTTCGGTAAGTGAGGCTTGGGCCAAGGCGGCTACTGGAGGGGTGAGAAATGGGTGGATTCTGAACATGTCCTGGTGGCAGAGCCCATGGCTTTCCTAGAGGTTTGGTGGGGCTGGTGAGGGACGGAGATGGTGAGGACATTGGCTTGAGGGACTGGTAGAGTGGAGTCATGAGCTTCCCGTGTGCAGAGTTCTGAGGAGGGGATCGGGGGAGACAGATCCAGGGGTGGGCAGCAGGCAGAGATAAAGGTGATCTGGGATTCTAACTCATATTTCACTTCAAGGGTCCAGCTCTCTCCCTGCATCGTCCTGTGCCCCAGGACTCCCAGGTCCTTCCCCAGCTCCCTGGGTTGTGGCCAGACCATGGTCTGGTCCTTGACTCCCAGGGTCCTAGGTGGTTCAGTGTAGGCGTCTGCCCATGGATTCTTCCTTCTTGAGTGGGCCTGAGAATCACATCAGAATGTCTGGCTCTTCTCTAggccaggaactgaggatggggTAGGGTAACAAGGAGTTTAACATGGAAGGATCCTAGCCTGCCTTCCTCCTACCTTCGGGGCCAGGCTGACCTTGGCCAAGCCTGGGCCTGGTGCTGCCTCAGCCACTGAGGGGGTGCAAGGCTGGAACTCGACCTCCCTGGCTGCTGTGCAACCAGGCCATCTCCCCTTAGTCTCCAGCCAGCTGGCACTGAGCACCTTCTGTGTACTGGGCCTTGTGTTGGCTCAGGCATTTTCTCCTGCAGCCTGGGCAAGAGGACTGGGCTCAGGGTGGTCCACTGCTTCACCCTGCAATATTCCTGGAGAACTAGGGGCGTTCTATGCCCCAATGGACCCCAGAGTCTTAATCTCCAGCCCTGCTTAGTAAGTGCTTCTTGTAAtgaagtggggggagggtggagaggtaCAAATGCCACTTCAGTTTTTCCTGATACTCGGAGTGCCGGGGGTGGCACTCAGAGGTGGCCTCAGGCATCAAGCTCTGGAATTCCCAGCTTCCACCTTCCACACTTGGAGACCAGAGCTAATGAGGCCCCAAGGAGGGGCATGTGTGAGGGGCTGTTGTCACCCCATTTTATTGATGTAGGCAGGGCGAGAGGCTTGGCTGCCTGAGCTGCGATTCTGTCCTGTGCCAGGCACGGGCTGCATCTGGGGAGGTCAGGGGTGGAGTCTACTCCTGACTACAGTGGATGGTGAGGTGGGAGGATGGAGGGATCACTTCGGGGTCTGGGGTGGCCTCCCCTGCTCCCTGGAAAGCTGGGCTGCTAGGCCTTGTGTCCCATCAGGGAGGGAATTCCCAGCATTCAGGCTGGTGTGTAGGGCTTCTTGATGTGGCAGCTCTGAGCACTTGACGGCAGGGAGGTGGTGACAGCCAGTTGGGCTGAGGGGCAAGGGACAGGCCCTCTGGGAGTTGGGAGGAGCCAGGGATGGGTCAGCTTCCCTCTTTTGAGCAGAAGGAAATGTCACCAGGACTCTTCAGCCATAAAAGAGGCACCTAGGCCTTGGTTGGGGGTCCTCAGGATCCCACTCTGGGCCTCGCTGTTTCCATATTTGAGGTGGGAGAGTCACAAAGAGAGGTACACCGGGGGGGACAGGGGGCTTTCGGGGTCCATGGCTGGGGGCCAAGGCAGCAGGCAAGCAGTCAGCATGTAGCCAGCTGGTCACATATCCAGCCATCGAGATAGCTGTTGCAGAAGGCATCATTCCACTTCCCGGAGCCCAGCATCATCACACAGTCTTCACCTTCGCCCCCATTGTTGGGTTCCCCTGTCTGCCAGTTGCTGGAGCGGAAGGCTTTAGGTCAGGATGGGTAGTGGGAAGGGGCCCCACTGCCTTCAACCTAGACACACCCctctgagcctgggtcctcctcacTCTATCCCTGGATCCCCACGCCATCTCAGTGCAGCCCGGAGACATGCCttgccttccctcctcccagtCTAGGCCTCCTTCCAAACCTTAACTGTCTCCTGCCATTACAATTCAGAAGCTTCTCCAAGTTTGAGCCTGGGGCACGTTCCTCCAGATACCCTCCCCTCTCATCACAGAGACGGTCCCCTCTCCTAGTCCAGGCCTGGAGTCATCTCCTCTACATCCCCCCTTCTCACCTATAGTCAAGGGGGTTCTCATCCATCCAGACAAATTCACCCTCTATGTTCAGGTCCCGAAGGCCAATCCAGGAACCCTTCTCATTGATGTGTTTGGCCAGGAAGTCCTGAGAGCAGGACAGGGCTGGAGGGCTGGGGAGATGTGCTCGGGTGCCTCCACCATCCGAGACTGTGTTGCCCCCCCAACCACCATACTGCCGCACCCTCTGCAGAGCCCAGCCCACCTGCTCCTCCTGGTTATGAATGCTGACCAGCCGCCCCTGGAGACTGCTGCAGGTATACCGTGCCTGGATCCACTTCTTGGCACTCTCACCAAAGTAGTAGCACTTCCATTGAAAATTGACCCACTTCTCAGGGCACGTGTTACACAT
Proteins encoded in this region:
- the MCEMP1 gene encoding mast cell-expressed membrane protein 1, with translation MQAAAFKDKQRGAPANKKGVDDPAYENIILTFRNRDQPKDSHSPPKSEAWSRPSLDIAQAPHWLQRAIVSLYFLLALFSIILLAWVLVKIYISARECQEGQEQGWSNIQKNVSDVKQSITTVNDKLKRLSADVGKIKTQVQIISDMLEKLSNQQSTPQ
- the FCER2 gene encoding low affinity immunoglobulin epsilon Fc receptor isoform X4; this translates as MQDLKQLGDTAVLNISQVSKDLERHKADQMAQKSQASQMLQNMEKIQAEQKRMKTQDSELSRNLDGLQEDLSNLKSQGLNERRTALDSLERLQEEVAKLWIELRISNGSMCNTCPEKWVNFQWKCYYFGESAKKWIQARYTCSSLQGRLVSIHNQEEQDFLAKHINEKGSWIGLRDLNIEGEFVWMDENPLDYSNWQTGEPNNGGEGEDCVMMLGSGKWNDAFCNSYLDGWICDQLATC
- the TRAPPC5 gene encoding trafficking protein particle complex subunit 5, coding for MEARFTRGKSALLERALTRPRTEVSLSAFALLFSELVQHCQSRVFSVAELQARLAALGRQVGARVLDALVSREKGARRETKVLGALLFVKGAVWKALFGKEADKLEQANDDVRTFYIIEREPLINTYISVPKENSTLNCASFTAGIVEAVLTHSGFPAKVTAHWHKGTTLMIKFEEAVIARDRALEGR